Proteins encoded together in one Chryseobacterium sp. G0201 window:
- the rpoB gene encoding DNA-directed RNA polymerase subunit beta: MSKTTSTTRGNQRINFSSAKGKIITPDFLDIQLESFKEFFQLDTLPEDRKKEGLHKTFQENFPITDSRNQFVLEFLDYLVDSPRYSINECVERGLTYSVPLKARLKLYCTDPEHEDFQTVVQDVYLGPVPYMTDSGSFIINGAERVIVTQLHRSPGVFFGQTYHANGTKLYYSRIIPFKGSWMEFTTDINSVMYAYIDRKKKLPLTTLLRAIGFESDKDILQIFDLAEEVKVSKAALKKVEGRTLAARVLNTWFEDFVDEDTGEVVSIERNEIILDRETILEKEHLDLILDAGVKSILIHKENANEFSIIQNTLQKDPTNSEKEAVEYIYRQLRNADPPDEETARGIIEKLFFSEQRYSLGEVGRYRLNKKLGLNIPTTTEVLTKEDIIAIVRHLIELVNSKAEVDDIDHLSNRRIKTVGEQLAGQFGVGLSRIARTIKERMNVRDNEIFTPLDLVNAKTLTSVINSFFGTNQLSQFMDQTNPLSEITHKRRLSALGPGGLSRERAGFEVRDVHHTHYGRICPIETPEGPNIGLISSLGIYAKINNLGFIETPYRKVENSTVDLNADPIYLNAEDEEDKVIAQANVELNDQGEFQTDRIIARLDGDYPVVEPSQVNLIDVAPNQISGISASLIPFLEHDDANRALMGSNMMRQAVPLLKPQAPIVGTGLEQQVAKDSRILINAEGNGIVEYVDADKITIKYERSDDEDLVSFESATKTYNLTKFRKTNQSTTITLRPNVRIGETVQKGQVLCDGYATEKGELALGRNLVVAFMPWKGYNFEDAIVINEKVVREDWFTSIHVDEYSLEVRDTKLGMEELTADIPNVSEEATKDLDENGMIRIGAEVKPGDIMIGKITPKGESDPTPEEKLLRAIFGDKAGDVKDASLKADSSLRGVVINKKLFSRNIKDKKKRTEEKLKLEEIENTYKAKFDELRNTLIEKLNTLVSGKTSQGVQNDLDEEIIGKGVKFTHRLLTSVEDYVNVSGADWTVDNDKNELIKQLIHNYKIKFNDIQGVKNREKFAISIGDELPAGIMKLAKVYIAKKRKLNVGDKMAGRHGNKGIVSRIVREEDMPFLEDGTPVDIVLNPLGVPSRMNIGQIYETVLGWAGQKLGMTFATPIFDGATLDQITEYTEKAGLPKFGNTHLYDGGTGERFTQPATVGIIYMLKLGHMVDDKMHARSIGPYSLITQQPLGGKAQFGGQRFGEMEVWALEAFGASNILREILTVKSDDVIGRAKTYEAIAKGEAMPEPGIPESFNVLLHELQGLGLDVRLEE, encoded by the coding sequence ATGAGTAAAACAACATCAACAACTAGGGGGAATCAGAGAATTAATTTCTCTTCAGCGAAAGGAAAAATTATTACTCCAGACTTCTTGGATATCCAATTAGAGTCGTTTAAAGAGTTTTTCCAGCTTGATACGCTTCCTGAAGACAGAAAAAAAGAAGGTCTGCACAAGACTTTCCAAGAAAATTTCCCGATTACCGATTCTAGAAACCAATTCGTTTTGGAATTCTTAGATTATTTGGTAGATTCTCCACGTTATTCTATCAATGAGTGTGTAGAAAGAGGATTGACGTATTCAGTCCCTCTTAAAGCAAGACTTAAATTGTATTGTACAGACCCTGAGCACGAAGATTTCCAAACTGTGGTTCAGGATGTATATTTAGGCCCGGTTCCTTACATGACGGATAGTGGTTCTTTCATCATCAATGGTGCTGAAAGGGTTATTGTTACGCAGCTTCACCGTTCACCTGGTGTATTCTTCGGGCAGACTTATCACGCAAACGGAACTAAGCTTTACTATTCAAGAATTATCCCTTTCAAAGGATCTTGGATGGAATTTACTACGGATATCAACAGCGTAATGTATGCGTATATTGACCGTAAGAAAAAATTACCATTAACTACTTTATTAAGAGCTATCGGATTCGAATCTGATAAAGACATTCTTCAGATCTTCGACCTTGCGGAAGAAGTGAAGGTTTCTAAAGCTGCCCTTAAAAAAGTTGAAGGAAGAACATTGGCTGCGAGAGTATTGAACACTTGGTTCGAGGATTTCGTAGACGAAGATACAGGAGAGGTTGTTTCTATCGAAAGAAACGAAATTATCCTAGACAGAGAAACTATTCTTGAAAAAGAACATTTAGATCTTATTCTTGATGCAGGTGTGAAATCTATCTTGATTCACAAAGAAAATGCAAATGAATTCTCTATCATCCAGAATACATTACAAAAAGACCCTACGAACTCTGAAAAAGAAGCAGTAGAGTATATTTACCGTCAGTTAAGAAATGCAGATCCACCCGATGAGGAAACTGCAAGAGGAATTATTGAAAAATTATTCTTCTCTGAGCAAAGATATTCACTTGGTGAAGTAGGACGTTACAGACTAAACAAAAAGTTAGGTCTTAATATCCCAACTACAACTGAGGTTCTTACAAAAGAAGATATCATTGCGATTGTAAGACACTTGATTGAATTAGTAAACTCTAAAGCTGAGGTTGATGATATTGACCACCTTTCAAACAGAAGAATTAAAACTGTTGGAGAGCAATTAGCAGGACAGTTCGGTGTAGGTCTTTCAAGAATTGCTAGAACTATTAAGGAAAGAATGAACGTTAGAGATAACGAGATATTTACTCCGCTAGATCTAGTAAATGCTAAAACATTAACATCAGTTATTAACTCATTCTTTGGTACCAACCAGCTTTCTCAGTTCATGGACCAAACCAATCCACTTTCAGAAATCACGCACAAGCGTAGACTTTCTGCACTAGGGCCTGGTGGTTTATCAAGAGAAAGAGCAGGTTTCGAGGTGCGTGACGTTCACCATACTCACTACGGAAGAATTTGTCCTATTGAAACTCCGGAAGGACCAAACATTGGTTTGATCTCTTCTTTGGGTATCTATGCGAAAATTAATAACTTAGGTTTCATCGAAACTCCATATAGAAAAGTAGAAAACAGTACAGTAGATCTTAATGCTGATCCTATTTATCTAAATGCAGAAGACGAAGAAGATAAAGTAATTGCTCAGGCAAACGTTGAGTTGAATGATCAGGGAGAATTCCAAACTGATAGAATTATTGCAAGACTAGATGGTGATTATCCTGTAGTTGAGCCTTCTCAGGTTAACCTTATCGACGTTGCACCAAACCAGATTTCTGGTATTTCAGCTTCATTGATTCCTTTCTTGGAACATGATGATGCGAACCGTGCGTTGATGGGATCAAACATGATGCGTCAGGCAGTTCCATTATTGAAGCCACAGGCACCGATCGTAGGTACTGGTCTTGAGCAGCAAGTTGCTAAAGATTCAAGAATCTTGATCAATGCTGAAGGTAACGGTATTGTTGAATATGTAGATGCTGATAAGATTACTATTAAATATGAAAGAAGCGATGACGAAGATCTAGTATCATTCGAATCTGCTACGAAAACATATAACTTGACTAAGTTTAGAAAAACTAACCAGAGTACAACGATTACACTAAGACCAAACGTAAGAATTGGTGAAACAGTGCAAAAAGGACAGGTACTTTGCGACGGTTATGCTACTGAAAAAGGAGAATTAGCTCTTGGTAGAAACTTAGTAGTTGCGTTCATGCCTTGGAAGGGTTACAACTTTGAGGATGCGATCGTAATTAACGAAAAAGTTGTACGTGAAGACTGGTTTACTTCAATCCACGTGGATGAGTATTCTCTGGAAGTTCGTGATACTAAATTAGGTATGGAAGAATTGACAGCAGATATTCCAAACGTTTCTGAAGAAGCTACAAAAGATCTTGACGAGAACGGTATGATCAGAATTGGTGCTGAGGTGAAACCTGGTGACATTATGATCGGTAAGATTACTCCAAAAGGAGAATCAGACCCAACTCCTGAAGAAAAATTACTAAGAGCAATCTTTGGTGACAAAGCTGGTGATGTTAAGGATGCTTCATTGAAGGCAGACTCTTCATTAAGAGGTGTTGTTATCAACAAAAAATTGTTCTCTAGAAATATTAAAGACAAAAAGAAAAGAACTGAAGAAAAACTTAAACTTGAAGAGATTGAAAACACTTACAAGGCTAAGTTTGATGAGTTGAGAAATACTTTAATTGAAAAATTAAATACACTTGTAAGCGGGAAAACTTCTCAAGGGGTTCAAAATGACCTTGATGAAGAGATCATCGGTAAAGGTGTGAAATTTACTCACAGATTATTAACTTCAGTTGAAGATTACGTAAACGTAAGTGGTGCAGATTGGACGGTAGATAACGATAAGAATGAATTGATCAAACAATTAATTCACAATTATAAAATCAAGTTCAACGATATCCAAGGGGTTAAAAACCGTGAGAAATTCGCAATTTCTATCGGAGATGAGCTTCCGGCAGGTATCATGAAGTTGGCTAAAGTATATATCGCTAAGAAACGTAAGTTGAATGTAGGGGATAAAATGGCAGGACGTCACGGTAACAAAGGTATCGTTTCAAGAATCGTTCGTGAAGAAGATATGCCATTCCTAGAAGACGGAACACCGGTAGATATCGTATTGAATCCACTAGGGGTACCTTCTCGTATGAACATCGGACAGATCTATGAAACAGTTCTTGGATGGGCTGGTCAGAAATTAGGAATGACGTTCGCTACACCAATCTTTGATGGAGCTACATTAGATCAAATTACTGAGTATACAGAAAAAGCAGGCCTTCCTAAATTTGGTAACACTCACCTTTATGATGGTGGTACCGGAGAAAGATTTACACAGCCGGCTACAGTAGGTATTATTTACATGCTGAAACTGGGTCACATGGTAGATGATAAAATGCACGCACGTTCTATCGGACCATACTCATTGATTACTCAACAGCCGTTAGGAGGTAAAGCTCAGTTCGGAGGTCAGAGATTCGGAGAGATGGAGGTTTGGGCTCTTGAAGCATTTGGAGCATCAAACATCTTGAGAGAAATCTTGACTGTGAAGTCGGATGACGTGATTGGTAGAGCAAAAACTTATGAAGCTATCGCGAAAGGGGAAGCAATGCCTGAACCAGGTATTCCGGAATCTTTCAACGTATTACTTCACGAGTTACAAGGACTTGGACTTGATGTAAGACTTGAGGAATAA
- a CDS encoding T9SS type A sorting domain-containing protein: MKKIISFMAILLFVCNAFAQNYKPIRGMGIRAYLAQNGQCVAASNPTNIYSVIDSDTDNGASLGTLLNNTSSNGISIINNNVTYPAGLVTGFNVDMANSAITSTVLNALSIATYKNGILQETSASGSLLSVPAYGGRKARSFLHFKTTKAFNEVRLLRSGSSTSCNALNVYYAFTCDSNNIKLENNGVCDDIIGGGSFVDSDTNISCSSNMTSPLSVITDRDNISDGSKSSFGTITLPSGFMGNFSIGVFDKSQYYPAGNKAGFVIAPANSNSVLTERMLNNLVIETYMFGQLQDSQSYNDGVGEMTVSSLSLSGNKQKLSITTTKPFNEVRLKISQNSGCSSMGALKVYYAFEEPQSCDCTQYLQCNRTAPYKGSLLCGNLPNGGLYCGKREPWTGTWSTSTSYLGVYNPENIVDSNASNYATFSVPSYKNNITGNFAVESVGTTYPAGTFAGFTIAKNISTEWSSLGVISVQLYNGNTLVEQKTTVNNDLKLITVSGGKTIVGFKSTKAFNRIRLSIKHTAKICYCVNYYVYNVFVELDSDGDGVSDCKDICPGGDDNIDTDGDGIPDACDTKSCVADNDKSATIDADGDGIQDACDGDSDNDGIPDALEDLNANGRFEDDDVDGDVIVIPVLGDGVSGYLDLDSDNDGILDLFESGVPTSVIDQIDVDHNGVIDAGVVVGTNGIADVLETSSDSGVMKYPLMNTDGDDKPDFVDLKSNGIEYDLYAISKSVFDDLGAGFISRISDADTDGIQAVVDTDLVRRGAPNSPLSPYAVLAKTAKMGMEAKKAAVATSEVAAVANDIKIYPNPVKAGENLNVKSSEEGVFTIFSAQGQLVRTGNFNGNAEISTSSLTSGMYMIKIETKSTVKSYKVIVK; the protein is encoded by the coding sequence ATGAAGAAAATTATCTCATTTATGGCAATATTGCTGTTTGTATGCAATGCATTTGCCCAAAACTACAAACCCATCCGCGGAATGGGGATCAGAGCTTATCTTGCACAAAACGGACAGTGCGTTGCGGCATCTAATCCAACCAATATTTATTCTGTAATAGATTCAGATACGGATAATGGTGCAAGTTTAGGTACTTTATTAAATAACACATCTAGTAACGGTATTTCCATTATTAATAACAATGTTACGTATCCGGCAGGATTGGTTACGGGTTTTAATGTAGATATGGCAAACAGTGCTATTACTTCTACAGTATTGAATGCTCTTAGCATTGCAACTTACAAAAATGGTATTCTTCAGGAAACATCTGCGTCAGGTTCTCTGTTGTCGGTTCCTGCATATGGCGGAAGAAAAGCCAGATCATTCTTACATTTTAAAACAACTAAAGCTTTTAATGAAGTAAGATTATTAAGATCGGGAAGCAGTACTTCTTGCAACGCATTGAATGTATATTACGCATTTACATGTGACTCAAATAATATTAAACTGGAAAACAATGGTGTTTGCGATGATATTATTGGTGGCGGATCTTTTGTAGATTCTGATACCAATATCTCATGCAGCAGCAATATGACCTCTCCTTTATCTGTTATAACGGATAGAGACAATATCAGCGACGGAAGTAAAAGTTCTTTTGGAACAATTACTTTGCCTTCTGGTTTTATGGGGAATTTCAGTATTGGAGTTTTTGATAAAAGTCAATATTATCCTGCAGGAAATAAAGCTGGATTTGTAATTGCTCCGGCAAATTCAAATTCAGTTTTGACGGAAAGAATGCTTAATAATCTTGTGATAGAAACGTATATGTTTGGTCAGTTACAGGATTCTCAATCTTATAATGACGGTGTTGGAGAAATGACTGTTTCTTCATTAAGTCTTAGTGGAAATAAACAAAAGCTTTCAATCACTACAACAAAGCCTTTCAATGAAGTAAGATTAAAGATTTCTCAAAATTCAGGTTGCTCTTCTATGGGAGCTTTAAAAGTGTATTATGCTTTTGAAGAACCTCAAAGTTGTGACTGTACTCAATATCTTCAGTGTAACAGAACGGCTCCGTACAAAGGAAGTTTGCTTTGCGGAAACCTTCCAAATGGTGGATTATATTGTGGAAAACGTGAGCCCTGGACAGGAACTTGGAGTACTTCAACTTCTTATTTAGGAGTTTACAATCCTGAAAATATAGTAGATTCTAATGCTTCAAATTATGCTACTTTTTCAGTTCCTTCCTATAAAAATAATATCACAGGAAATTTTGCGGTAGAATCTGTTGGAACTACTTATCCGGCAGGAACATTTGCGGGTTTTACGATTGCTAAAAATATTTCTACAGAATGGAGTTCTCTTGGAGTAATTTCTGTTCAGTTGTACAACGGAAATACTTTGGTTGAACAAAAAACTACAGTAAATAATGATTTAAAATTAATTACTGTTTCAGGAGGAAAAACGATTGTAGGATTTAAATCTACAAAAGCATTCAACAGGATTAGACTTTCAATTAAACATACAGCAAAAATTTGTTACTGTGTTAATTACTATGTATATAATGTATTTGTAGAATTGGATTCTGACGGAGACGGTGTTTCTGATTGTAAAGATATCTGCCCGGGTGGAGATGATAATATTGATACGGATGGAGACGGTATTCCTGATGCTTGTGATACAAAAAGCTGTGTTGCAGACAATGATAAAAGCGCTACAATAGATGCAGACGGCGACGGTATTCAGGATGCTTGTGACGGAGATTCTGATAACGACGGTATTCCTGATGCTTTGGAAGATCTTAATGCTAACGGAAGATTCGAAGATGATGATGTAGACGGAGATGTTATCGTGATTCCTGTATTGGGAGACGGTGTTTCAGGTTATTTGGATCTTGATTCTGATAATGATGGAATTTTAGACTTATTCGAATCAGGTGTTCCGACTTCTGTAATTGATCAGATTGATGTTGATCACAATGGAGTAATTGATGCAGGTGTTGTGGTTGGAACTAATGGTATTGCCGACGTCTTGGAAACTTCATCGGATTCTGGAGTGATGAAATATCCTTTAATGAATACAGATGGAGACGATAAACCTGATTTTGTTGATTTAAAATCTAACGGAATTGAATATGATCTTTATGCCATCAGCAAAAGTGTTTTTGATGACCTTGGAGCAGGATTTATTTCAAGAATCAGCGATGCTGATACAGACGGTATTCAGGCAGTTGTAGATACGGATCTTGTAAGAAGAGGAGCGCCAAATTCTCCACTTTCACCTTACGCTGTATTGGCTAAGACTGCAAAAATGGGTATGGAAGCGAAAAAAGCTGCGGTTGCGACTAGCGAAGTTGCTGCGGTTGCAAATGATATCAAAATATATCCTAATCCTGTAAAAGCAGGTGAGAATCTTAACGTAAAATCTTCTGAAGAAGGAGTTTTCACCATATTCTCAGCTCAGGGACAATTAGTAAGAACCGGTAATTTCAATGGCAATGCAGAGATTTCTACCTCTTCATTAACTTCAGGAATGTACATGATCAAAATAGAGACTAAATCTACAGTAAAATCTTATAAAGTTATTGTAAAATAA
- a CDS encoding T9SS type A sorting domain-containing protein, translating into MTKKLFGRITAFLMTLVVSVMAFGQGYTPIRGMGVEAKPVNGSGICLACYNGSMNPVIDSNLDNSVSMGSFATLVSGNGISVKNTNTTYPAGFITGFNIDLGTSVITASFLSGIRISTYKAGVLQETSTNTTLLSVPAFGGTKTRIFLHFKTSKAFDEVRLYQVNVLSVFSALNVYYAFAFDPAKVPTDNNGICDDIIAGSGVDGNVSGSSSFLAPLSYVNNREKIGDGDKNSYGSIVLPAGLLGSYSVGVLDKNQVYPAGNKAGFVIEPDDQGKLLSAEFLKNITVETYLFGQLQDSKNLSDGGGLINIKVLRFGSNKQKISLTATKPFNEVRLKITQTVGVNFGALKVYYAFEEPQGCDCNENIQTSGTSRLGDIVPGASWTGASGTIFGLTNITNTGNVVDTNTSNFATVNFSPINFLIPTVRLTVKSNTGDYPAGTFGGFTLTKSANLFTVNALDYITITFYKGTTVTESRTSGGLFSGQFFTSATNQFYVGFTATKAFDRMKIEINPGIGITLAQQYYIYNAFVQLDDDKDGVPNCNDKCPNGDDSIDNNGNGIPDCAEGCSVLNDKSPVLDSDGDGVPDACDGDADNDGIPDALEDLNNNGKFEDDDVDGDQLVIATLGDGISSYLDLDSDNDGILDLFESGIPTSVINQIDADYNGVIDAGVATGSNGIADLLETSPDSGVMKYPLMNTDGDDKPDFVDLKSNNAEYDLYVIGKDNLDDLGAGFISRINDADVDGIQAVVDNDLIKKGSPNSPLSPYASFAKTGAKMSAKATTDISAVVNDIKVYPNPVRSGENVYIKSSGVKEEGTYTMFSAQGQLIKSGKFSGDAEINTSSLPTGMYIIKVETKSVVKSYKVIVK; encoded by the coding sequence ATGACAAAAAAATTATTCGGGAGAATTACGGCGTTTTTAATGACGCTCGTAGTATCTGTAATGGCTTTTGGTCAGGGTTATACGCCTATACGAGGTATGGGAGTAGAAGCAAAGCCTGTGAACGGAAGCGGAATTTGTTTAGCATGCTACAATGGAAGTATGAATCCTGTTATCGATTCTAATCTTGATAACAGCGTAAGCATGGGTAGCTTTGCTACTTTGGTAAGTGGAAACGGTATTTCAGTAAAAAACACAAACACAACATATCCGGCAGGTTTTATTACGGGTTTTAATATAGATTTAGGAACAAGTGTTATCACGGCAAGTTTTCTAAGTGGAATTAGAATCAGTACATACAAAGCTGGAGTTCTTCAGGAAACGTCAACAAATACAACTTTGCTTTCTGTTCCTGCATTTGGAGGTACTAAAACAAGAATTTTCTTACATTTTAAAACTTCAAAAGCGTTTGACGAAGTAAGATTATATCAAGTAAATGTACTTTCTGTATTCAGTGCATTGAATGTGTACTATGCTTTTGCTTTCGATCCGGCTAAAGTTCCTACAGACAATAATGGAATTTGTGATGACATTATTGCAGGAAGCGGTGTAGACGGAAATGTATCTGGAAGCAGCAGTTTCTTAGCCCCACTTTCTTATGTGAACAACAGAGAGAAAATTGGTGACGGCGACAAAAATTCTTACGGATCAATTGTTTTACCTGCAGGATTGTTAGGATCTTATTCTGTTGGAGTTTTAGATAAAAATCAGGTATATCCGGCTGGTAACAAAGCAGGATTTGTAATCGAGCCTGATGATCAGGGAAAATTGTTAAGTGCAGAATTTTTAAAGAACATAACTGTTGAAACTTATTTATTCGGGCAACTTCAAGATTCTAAAAACCTTAGTGATGGAGGTGGACTTATTAACATTAAAGTATTGAGATTTGGTTCCAATAAACAAAAAATATCTCTTACTGCTACAAAACCTTTTAATGAGGTTAGACTTAAAATTACACAAACTGTCGGGGTGAACTTCGGTGCTTTAAAAGTGTATTACGCTTTTGAAGAACCTCAGGGATGCGACTGTAACGAAAATATTCAAACTTCCGGAACGTCAAGATTAGGAGATATTGTTCCCGGTGCTTCTTGGACGGGTGCTTCCGGAACTATTTTCGGATTAACAAATATTACAAACACAGGAAATGTTGTAGATACAAATACTTCAAATTTTGCGACTGTAAATTTCTCGCCGATCAATTTTTTGATTCCAACAGTAAGGCTTACTGTAAAAAGTAACACAGGAGATTATCCTGCAGGGACTTTTGGAGGTTTTACGTTGACTAAAAGTGCTAATTTATTTACAGTTAATGCTTTAGATTATATTACCATTACTTTCTATAAAGGAACAACTGTTACAGAATCAAGAACTTCTGGCGGATTGTTCAGCGGACAGTTTTTTACTTCTGCAACCAATCAGTTTTATGTAGGTTTTACGGCTACAAAAGCTTTTGACAGAATGAAAATCGAGATCAATCCGGGGATCGGAATTACTTTAGCTCAACAATATTACATTTATAATGCATTTGTTCAGTTGGATGATGATAAAGACGGTGTTCCAAACTGTAACGACAAATGTCCGAACGGTGACGATAGCATTGACAACAACGGAAACGGTATTCCTGACTGTGCCGAAGGATGTTCTGTATTAAATGACAAATCTCCGGTTCTGGATTCAGATGGCGATGGTGTTCCTGATGCTTGTGATGGTGATGCTGATAACGACGGTATTCCGGATGCTTTAGAAGATCTTAACAACAACGGAAAATTTGAAGATGATGATGTTGACGGAGATCAGTTGGTGATTGCAACTTTAGGTGACGGAATTTCAAGTTATTTAGACTTAGATTCTGATAACGACGGAATTTTAGATCTTTTTGAATCAGGTATTCCAACTTCTGTAATCAACCAAATCGATGCAGATTATAATGGAGTTATTGATGCCGGTGTTGCAACAGGAAGTAACGGTATTGCAGATCTTTTAGAAACTTCACCGGATTCAGGAGTGATGAAATATCCTCTGATGAACACAGATGGAGACGATAAACCGGATTTTGTTGATTTAAAATCAAACAATGCAGAATATGATCTTTATGTTATCGGAAAAGATAATTTGGATGATCTTGGCGCTGGATTTATTTCCAGAATCAACGATGCGGATGTAGACGGTATTCAGGCAGTTGTGGATAATGACTTGATTAAAAAAGGATCTCCAAATTCTCCACTTTCTCCTTACGCATCTTTTGCAAAAACCGGAGCTAAAATGTCTGCAAAAGCTACAACAGATATTTCTGCTGTTGTGAATGATATTAAAGTATATCCAAACCCGGTAAGATCTGGTGAAAATGTTTACATCAAATCTTCAGGTGTTAAAGAAGAGGGAACGTATACAATGTTCTCGGCTCAAGGGCAATTAATCAAATCGGGCAAATTCTCTGGAGATGCCGAAATCAATACATCTTCACTACCTACGGGTATGTATATCATTAAAGTAGAAACTAAATCAGTTGTGAAATCTTATAAGGTTATTGTGAAATAA
- a CDS encoding beta strand repeat-containing protein has protein sequence MKNRLFTISMLSFTGFLATAQVGINTSQAQATLDVVGSPANSKFLDGIIAPRLTGNQLRAKNYTSLQSGAMVYVTAADSGPTGQTINVTATGYYYFDGTKWVRTSEGTNVGTLTGFSSGNLSPLFTTTVSNPSTNPSLAFNLSNAPANSIFGNNTGTTAAPAYFSASSLALAGDVTGTLGATTVVKINGSPLGTTATATTGQVLTFNGTNWVPATQTQSNDWKVLGNAGTTATSSALGANIASGNFLGTTDAQNLVFATGNNVKGILDTNGTLNGGNANTSAPYASFAWGSNNTFSNASSSNIALGRGNTVAAQAANFPGVAIGSSNSAVSGAKVIGNTNFATDANTVVLGNNNGTSSANVSGINVGNSNINSGGFAFGTGNNVTVNNYAFGSANTASGAAGAIGFGVGANAVIANQTVYANTTHTFSGSGVIGTAITDVGVNMTPSAINFADLEVSKGILMKGVASAANAGCTSADEGTIRYNSTTHTHEGCNGSNWKALY, from the coding sequence ATGAAAAACAGATTATTCACTATTTCGATGTTATCCTTTACAGGGTTTCTGGCGACTGCGCAAGTTGGCATCAACACAAGTCAGGCTCAGGCAACACTAGATGTTGTGGGATCTCCTGCCAATTCAAAATTTTTAGATGGAATTATTGCTCCAAGATTAACTGGGAATCAATTAAGGGCAAAAAACTATACTTCTCTTCAGAGTGGAGCAATGGTGTATGTAACTGCTGCGGATAGCGGCCCGACTGGTCAAACGATTAATGTAACAGCAACGGGATACTATTATTTTGACGGAACAAAATGGGTAAGAACTTCAGAAGGAACCAATGTTGGTACTTTAACAGGCTTTTCGTCTGGAAATTTATCTCCACTGTTTACTACAACGGTATCAAATCCTTCTACGAATCCTTCATTGGCATTTAACCTTAGCAATGCTCCTGCAAATTCTATTTTTGGAAATAATACAGGGACAACGGCAGCTCCGGCTTATTTTTCTGCTTCATCGTTAGCATTGGCGGGAGATGTTACGGGGACTTTAGGTGCTACAACAGTCGTGAAAATTAACGGATCTCCGCTGGGAACTACTGCAACTGCTACTACTGGACAGGTTTTGACTTTTAATGGGACAAATTGGGTTCCTGCTACTCAAACACAGTCAAATGACTGGAAAGTTTTAGGAAATGCAGGTACAACAGCTACTTCATCTGCTTTAGGAGCTAACATTGCATCGGGTAATTTCTTAGGAACAACGGATGCTCAGAATTTAGTTTTTGCTACAGGTAATAATGTGAAAGGTATTTTGGATACTAACGGAACATTAAATGGTGGAAATGCAAATACTTCTGCTCCGTATGCTTCTTTCGCTTGGGGATCAAATAATACATTTTCTAATGCCTCTTCATCAAATATAGCTTTGGGTAGAGGAAATACAGTTGCCGCTCAGGCTGCTAATTTCCCTGGAGTAGCTATTGGATCTTCAAACTCTGCTGTAAGCGGTGCAAAAGTAATTGGAAATACAAACTTTGCCACAGACGCAAATACCGTAGTTCTAGGAAACAACAATGGAACATCGAGTGCTAATGTAAGTGGAATTAACGTAGGTAACTCAAATATAAATTCCGGAGGTTTTGCCTTTGGTACAGGTAATAATGTGACAGTGAATAACTATGCTTTTGGTAGCGCCAATACGGCAAGTGGTGCAGCAGGAGCTATCGGATTTGGTGTAGGAGCAAATGCTGTCATTGCAAATCAGACGGTGTACGCAAATACAACACATACTTTTTCAGGTTCGGGAGTAATAGGTACGGCAATTACTGATGTGGGAGTCAACATGACGCCAAGTGCTATCAATTTTGCAGATCTGGAAGTAAGTAAAGGAATTTTAATGAAAGGAGTTGCATCCGCTGCTAATGCTGGTTGTACATCAGCAGATGAAGGAACAATTAGATACAATTCCACAACACATACTCACGAAGGTTGTAATGGGAGCAACTGGAAAGCTTTATACTAA
- the rplL gene encoding 50S ribosomal protein L7/L12: MSDLKNLAETLVNLTVKDVNELATILKDEYGIEPAAAAVVVAAGGGEAAEEKTEFDVILKSAGASKLAIVKLVKDLTGAGLKEAKDIVDGAPAAIKTGISKDEAEALKKQLEEAGAEVELK, encoded by the coding sequence ATGTCAGATTTAAAAAATTTAGCTGAAACGCTAGTAAACTTAACAGTAAAAGACGTAAATGAATTAGCTACTATCCTTAAGGATGAGTACGGAATTGAGCCAGCTGCTGCTGCTGTAGTAGTTGCTGCAGGTGGTGGAGAAGCTGCTGAAGAAAAGACTGAATTCGACGTAATTCTTAAGTCTGCAGGTGCATCTAAATTAGCTATCGTTAAATTGGTAAAAGATTTAACTGGTGCTGGTCTTAAAGAAGCTAAAGATATCGTAGATGGAGCTCCTGCTGCAATCAAAACTGGTATCTCTAAAGACGAAGCTGAAGCTCTTAAGAAGCAATTAGAAGAAGCTGGTGCTGAAGTAGAATTGAAATAA